The Neodiprion virginianus isolate iyNeoVirg1 chromosome 5, iyNeoVirg1.1, whole genome shotgun sequence genome contains a region encoding:
- the LOC124306373 gene encoding uncharacterized protein LOC124306373, whose product MVMAGNENGAGPATEEPLTSRLQWLQQRRQALQEKLIQKNNELKNICIDEAELTGILPPEIPLEPGESPPSFRRRVGTAFTYPQNLINKLKTTEAEESALELERQVQVGIAEAALSIFNDAAESKAVRRKHRLVYQQSQRRLQELDVRLNFVRQAHGKSQRASQVPHVSSYATQPHPQRDGKHRIKKPRPPLESTGSDRSSKSARGLLQEGGVSLSPLGQENNYNTYPGTGYQEPEHLHSPLTTVYNQNRMPHPIATATTRQQSPKLLVDSDLNDNHNVYILPDQYRARTYSHGSGGSRNPNHYLDAERNYRPVPNTYTEQERLLRYRQLQLQQQHQQQQQMLQNHQQYPEYKIPDNEILRFHSTGPQFYNEMEGNVRRYVHTPDYQPGFGKQQQPQRREMREMVGNRVSSRTNGPPNDPHQPPGYWMRYEDEIIWLPDEQPVDKFGSLDRRKRHSSQHAKNMGGPNSADHQIRYHTVAGSKSTSLLPRHNVPLNPPQPEQTATQPPSRMLLRTQSLGSVETWNSGQSQDSQDKDTTDNASSKGKEKGWYETSLDSGSSPPAMSGIVHRPLIGGALKTKPIARDASVIEDQKRVPQSRYHQPQKIFEIPAESKLPDNNNERTLESPKNCTVVQAGKYQPYREVTKPFEMSDFYKYSTKYRKRNENAATIPAASQSSIIIGKNATIAANTSSSSKLPQDPRVNMMIQMSQELRLENLEERTVPSPVQKRIYQPLQRMTCQPYNALRPEEGGEEWYVSEKEAASSATLV is encoded by the exons ATGG TTATGGCAGGGAATGAGAATGGGGCGGGACCGGCGACTGAGGAACCGCTGACATCAAGGCTACAGTGGCTGCAGCAGCGTCGTCAAGCTCTGCAAGAAAAGTTAATTCAAAAGAACAACGAACTCAAAAATATCTGTATAGACGAGGCTGAGTTAACCGGCATTTTACCGCCAGAAATACCACTGGAGCCTGGCGAAAGTCCCCCGAGTTTTCGGCGGAGAGTTGGCACTGCTTTTACCTATCCCCAAAATCTGATAAATAAACTCAAGACGACTGAAGCG GAGGAATCTGCACTAGAATTGGAACGCCAAGTACAAGTTGGAATTGCCGAAGCTGCGTTGAGCATCTTCAATGATGCGGCGGAGAGCAAAGCTGTACGTCGCAAGCATAGACTTGTCTATCAACAGAGTCAACGTCGTCTTCAGGAACTAGATGTGCGTCTCAATTTCGTCAGACAGGCTCATGGAAAAAGTCAGCGAGCTTCACAGGTTCCCCATGTTTCGTCGTACGCAACGCAACCCCACCCACAAAGAGATGGAAAGCATAGGATCAAAAAGCCTCGACCGCCATTAGAATCAACTG gTAGCGACAGATCATCGAAATCGGCCAGAGGCTTGCTTCAAGAAGGCGGGGTTAGTCTAAGCCCCTTAGGGCAAGAAAACAACTACAACACTTATCCAGGAACGGGATATCAGGAGCCAGAACACCTGCACTCGCCACTGACAACTGTCTACAATCAAAACCGAATGCCTCATCCGATAGCCACTGCCACAACTCGTCAGCAAAGTCCTAAGCTGCTTGTAGACAGCGACCTGAACGACAATCATAACGTGTATATACTCCCTGATCAATACCGAGCGAGAACCTATTCCCACGGAAGCGGAGGCTCGCGGAATCCGAATCACTACTTGGACGCGGAAAGAAATTATAGGCCCGTCCCCAACACGTACACAGAACAGGAGAGGCTGCTGCGTTATCGGCAATTGCAGCttcagcagcagcatcaacaacagcaacaaatGTTGCAAAATCATCAGCAATACCCAGAGTACAAAATCCCCGACAATGAGATTTTACGGTTTCATTCCACCGGGCCGCAGTTCTATAATGAAATGGAGGGCAACGTTCGTCGTTACGTTCACACACCCGACTATCAGCCAGGTTTCGGTAAGCAGCAACAACCCCAGCGGAGAGAAATGCGAGAAATGGTCGGTAACAGAGTTTCGTCGAGAACAAACGGGCCCCCGAATGACCCGCATCAGCCACCCGGGTACTGGATGCGGTACGAAGACGAGATAATTTGGCTCCCGGACGAGCAGCCGGTCGATAAATTCGGGAGCCTGGATCGCAGGAAGCGTCATAGTTCTCAGCACGCAAAAAATATGGGAGGGCCAAACAGTGCTGACCATCAAATTCGCTACCACACTGTGGCAGGGAGCAAGAGCACGTCGCTTCTACCGCGACATAACGTTCCCCTGAATCCCCCACAGCCGGAACAAACGGCAACTCAACCCCCGAGCAGAATGCTACTCAGAACTCAATCTCTCGGGAGTGTGGAGACGTGGAATTCGGGACAGTCGCAAGACTCACAAGATAAGGACACCACTGACAACGCCAGCTCCAAGGGCAAGGAGAAAGGGTGGTACGAAACTTCTCTCGATTCCGGTTCCAGCCCCCCTGCCATGTCCGGCATCGTTCACCGCCCGTTGATCGGGGGTGCTCTAAAGACTAAGCCAATAGCCAGGGACGCGTCAGTGATTGAGGACCAAAAGCGAGTGCCGCAGAGTCGTTATCATCAGCCACAAAAGATTTTCGAAATACCAGCGGAATCGAAACTGCCAGATAACAACAACGAGCGGACCTTGGAATCGCCGAAAAATTGCACCGTAGTTCAGGCTGGAAAGTACCAACCGTACAGAGAGGTGACGAAACCCTTTGAAATGTCCGATTTCTACAAATACTCTACGAAGTATCGcaaacgaaacgaaaacgCCGCTACCATTCCGGCCGCGTCGCAAAGTTCAATTATTATCGGAAAAAATGCTACGATCGCCGCCAATACATCTAGTAGTTCAAAACTACCCCAAGATCCTAGGGTGAATATGATGATACAAATGAGTCAAGAACTGAGGCTGGAAAATCTAGAGGAAAGAACTGTGCCTAGTCCAGTTCAAAAAAGGATTTATCAACCCCTTCAGCGAATGACTTGTCAGCCGTACAACGCGCTGAG GCCGGAAGAAGGGGGCGAGGAGTGGTACGTTTCGGAAAAAGAAGCGGCATCAAGCGCAACGCTGGTTTAA
- the LOC124306376 gene encoding probable E3 ubiquitin-protein ligase makorin-1 yields MADIWKQSVVCRYFVNGICREGNNCRYQHVQGARQDPAPSTAAADQNTSPNTGPCRFFKQGSCKFGSRCKFRHSSRDEPAPSTAGASSSHTKTTAPSKMTNFLPENNGKEERPRAEEWVKAPEFVPSCLSAASSSTSESASTSASTSTPLSYAQALNPHGQTSNPASEPLCPYAEASGICKKTDCTYLHGDMCELCGRAALHPHNEEHRKRHTNACVKQHEVNMELSFAIQRSREKSCGVCFETIMEKSSREQRFGILPNCNHCFCLTCIRKWRQAKQFDNKIIRACPECRVASDFVCPSMYWVDTKEEKEKLIVDYKEALSTKDCKYFNKGRGKCPFGNKCFYLHALPDGTKTDVGPPVRHHRYADADIDFLQQMILWDFLDERDNRWMYSIDDLEEIVAFFSDSEDSDWSEYELFFD; encoded by the exons ATGGCTGATATCTGGAAACAAAGCGTTGTATGCCG GTACTTTGTAAATGGCATCTGTCGGGAAGGAAATAATTGCAGATACCAACATGTTCAGGGCGCAAGACAAGATCCGGCCCCCAGTACTGCAGCAGCAGACCAAAATACTTCACCCAACACAGGTCCATGCCGTTTCTTCAAACAGGGCTCATGCAAGTTCGGTAGCCGATGCAAATTTAGGCACTCTTCTCGCGACGAACCTGCGCCTTCTACCGCTGGCGCTTCGTCATCTCATACTAAAACCACTGCTCCAAGCAagatgacaaattttttaccagaaaATAA TGGTAAAGAGGAGCGTCCACGTGCAGAGGAATGGGTGAAAGCGCCAGAATTCGTTCCCTCGTGCCTGTCAGCTGCGTCATCCTCAACTTCAGAATCAGCTAGCACCTCAGCCTCAACCTCAACACCTTTATCTTATGCCCAGGCATTAAATCCTCATGGCCAAACCTCGAATCCAGCCTCTGAACCTCTTTGTCCGTATGCGGAGGCCAGCGGTATCTGCAAAAAAACAGACTGCACATACCTGCACGGAGACATGTGCGAACTGTGTGGCAGAGCTGCTCTGCATCCGCACAATGAGGAACATCGAAAAAGACATACAAAT GCCTGCGTCAAACAGCACGAAGTCAATATGGAGTTGTCGTTTGCAATTCAGAGAAGCAGAGAAAAATCGTGTGGTGTTTGCTTTGAAACGATTATGGAAAAGTCGTCGCGAGAACAGAGATTTGGTATATTGCCCAACTGCAATCACTGCTTCTGCTTGACCTGCATAAGGAAGTGGCGGCAAGCTAAACAGTTTGACAATAAAATTATCCGCGCTTGTCCCGAGTGTCGCGTCGCGTCTGACTTTGTCTGTCCTAGCATGTATTGGGTTGATACCaaggaagaaaaggaaaaactgATCGTCGATTACAAAGAAGCATTAAG CACCAAGGACTGCAAGTATTTCAACAAGGGTCGTGGAAAATGTCCCTTTGGTAATAAGTGCTTTTATCTACACGCCTTGCCAGATGGTACAAAAACAGATGTCGGACCGCCTGTGCGGCACCATCGCTATGCCGATGCTGACATAGACTTTCTACAA CAGATGATCTTGTGGGACTTCCTTGACGAGCGAGATAATCGTTGGATGTATAGCATTGACGACCTGGAAGAAATCGTTGCCTTTTTCTCTGATTCCGAAGACTCCGATTGGTCAGagtatgaattattttttgattag
- the LOC124306374 gene encoding ataxin-7-like protein 1 isoform X1: MSGSDSPTFFHGQPWSSWIEKIGRDKPLSDDETEDEPRSSVMRLAAEDIDLYGFCPERDAFYGVVCEICNAIVKPQALIQHMEIRHPSGTVNLPPPANPVVKPIAKTAYCKVSKLKKTQTSQLPSSSKTNNTTSNKRTAEQANLHPQLPLSSPRSPLENIPIQITNSGSTVGSSPVKSPGSGNHQRRKKPKPERSLLKDREYDPDRHCGVWNDETGKPCTRSLTCKAHTVSLRRTVTGRSKTFDKLLAEHRAAKEFPPARSSTKVTLTGTVTMTSTSSSSSSSSSAGQSLNAIVIGAVHANAASDSATPSSPPVLSLPDMYPLPKTKLEEDFANQELGLESSMVNSAGIPGSITAPISVLLPSLSPATAKNGEPSIATLVPATCTVSPAPSIVPASLPTAQPLISNILEAETPVELDSESITIYSPISGYKDSGKSQIIVQIPPSTISNALHSPISKSYTAQASMPCLSIFENSVPTATAATSSASVSANQIINGKRNNSHMSGSTTRALKRSKHDFSQEYSTAIQVEATTTSTPYPHFGDISWSNCHPEPLAVSRWLRITSNRKQYNFNIH; encoded by the exons ATGTCGGGAAGTGACAGcccaacattttttcacggTCAACCATGGTCCAGttggatagaaaaaattggaagGGATAAACCGCTGA gTGACGATGAAACTGAAGATGAACCACGAAGCTCGGTAATGCGACTTGCTGCGGAAG aTATCGATCTATATGGTTTTTGCCCAGAGAGGGATGCGTTTTACGGAGTGGTCTGCGAAATTTGTAACGCGATCGTTAAACCACAAGCCCTGATACAGCATATGG AAATACGACATCCATCTGGTACAGTGAACCTGCCGCCGCCTGCAAACCCGGTAGTAAAACCGATAGCCAAAACAGCCTACTGCAAAGTatcaaagttgaaaaagacCCAGACGTCGCAGCTCCCGTCTAGCAGTAAAACGAACAATACTACGTCGAACAAACGCACGGCTGAACAAGCGAACCTCCATCCACAATTACCTCTATCCTCGCCGCGTTCGCCGCTCGAAAACATTCCGATACAGATAACGAACAGCGGTTCAACGGTCGGCTCGAGCCCGGTAAAAAGCCCGGGCAGTGGGAACCACCAACGTCGGAAAAAGCCGAAACCTGAACGCTCGCTGCTCAAGGACCGGGAGTATGACCCGGACCGGCACTGCGGTGTCTGGAACGATGAGACGGGGAAGCCGTGCACCCGCTCCCTCACCTGCAAGGCACACACGGTCTCGTTGCGGAGAACGGTCACGGGCCGAAGTAAAACCTTCGACAAACTCCTCGCCGAGCACCGGGCCGCGAAGGAGTTCCCGCCGGCGAGGAGTTCGACGAAAGTGACTCTGACGGGAACGGTGACGATGACCTCAACGtcttcgtcctcgtcctcctcgtcgaGCGCGGGTCAGAGCTTGAACGCGATTGTGATCGGTGCCGTACACGCTAACGCGGCCAGTGATTCGGCGACGCCGAGTTCACCGCCGGTTCTCTCTCTGCCTGATATGTACCCCTTGCCAAAG ACCAAGCTCGAGGAAGACTTCGCCAACCAAGAACTGGGCCTGGAGTCCTCGATGGTCAACTCGGCTGGCATACCGGGTTCGATAACTGCGCCCATATCGGTTCTGCTCCCGTCCTTGTCGCCGGCGACCGCTAAGAACGGGGAACCTTCGATCGCCACTCTCGTACCTGCGACCTGCACAGTTTCACCGGCGCCCTCGATCGTTCCGGCCTCTCTACCTACGGCCCAGCCGCTGATATCGAACATCCTGGAGGCGGAAACTCCGGTGGAATTGGACTCCGAAAGTATAACGATATACTCGCCGATTTCCGGTTACAAGGACTCCGGCAAGTCCCAAATAATCGTCCAGATCCCACCATCGACCATCAGCAACGCTCTACATTCCCCTATTAGTAAATCCTACACCGCCCAGGCGTCGATGCCGTGTTTGAGCATATTCGAAAACTCCGTACCAACCGCGACGGCGGCAACATCCTCGGCTTCGGTGTCAGCGAACCAAATAATCAATGGGAAACGGAATAACAGCCACATGAGCGGCTCAACTACCAGAGCGTTGAAACGGAGTAAACACGATTTTTCGCAAGAGTATTCAACCGCGATTCAAGTCGAGGCGACGACAACGTCGACACCTTACCCGCATTTCGGGGACATATCCTGGTCCAACTGCCACCCTGAACCGTTAGCAGTTAGTCGTTGGCTCCGCATCACGTCCAACCGTAAACAATACAACTTTAACATTCACTGA
- the LOC124306374 gene encoding uncharacterized protein DDB_G0271670-like isoform X2 — MEIRHPSGTVNLPPPANPVVKPIAKTAYCKVSKLKKTQTSQLPSSSKTNNTTSNKRTAEQANLHPQLPLSSPRSPLENIPIQITNSGSTVGSSPVKSPGSGNHQRRKKPKPERSLLKDREYDPDRHCGVWNDETGKPCTRSLTCKAHTVSLRRTVTGRSKTFDKLLAEHRAAKEFPPARSSTKVTLTGTVTMTSTSSSSSSSSSAGQSLNAIVIGAVHANAASDSATPSSPPVLSLPDMYPLPKTKLEEDFANQELGLESSMVNSAGIPGSITAPISVLLPSLSPATAKNGEPSIATLVPATCTVSPAPSIVPASLPTAQPLISNILEAETPVELDSESITIYSPISGYKDSGKSQIIVQIPPSTISNALHSPISKSYTAQASMPCLSIFENSVPTATAATSSASVSANQIINGKRNNSHMSGSTTRALKRSKHDFSQEYSTAIQVEATTTSTPYPHFGDISWSNCHPEPLAVSRWLRITSNRKQYNFNIH, encoded by the exons ATGG AAATACGACATCCATCTGGTACAGTGAACCTGCCGCCGCCTGCAAACCCGGTAGTAAAACCGATAGCCAAAACAGCCTACTGCAAAGTatcaaagttgaaaaagacCCAGACGTCGCAGCTCCCGTCTAGCAGTAAAACGAACAATACTACGTCGAACAAACGCACGGCTGAACAAGCGAACCTCCATCCACAATTACCTCTATCCTCGCCGCGTTCGCCGCTCGAAAACATTCCGATACAGATAACGAACAGCGGTTCAACGGTCGGCTCGAGCCCGGTAAAAAGCCCGGGCAGTGGGAACCACCAACGTCGGAAAAAGCCGAAACCTGAACGCTCGCTGCTCAAGGACCGGGAGTATGACCCGGACCGGCACTGCGGTGTCTGGAACGATGAGACGGGGAAGCCGTGCACCCGCTCCCTCACCTGCAAGGCACACACGGTCTCGTTGCGGAGAACGGTCACGGGCCGAAGTAAAACCTTCGACAAACTCCTCGCCGAGCACCGGGCCGCGAAGGAGTTCCCGCCGGCGAGGAGTTCGACGAAAGTGACTCTGACGGGAACGGTGACGATGACCTCAACGtcttcgtcctcgtcctcctcgtcgaGCGCGGGTCAGAGCTTGAACGCGATTGTGATCGGTGCCGTACACGCTAACGCGGCCAGTGATTCGGCGACGCCGAGTTCACCGCCGGTTCTCTCTCTGCCTGATATGTACCCCTTGCCAAAG ACCAAGCTCGAGGAAGACTTCGCCAACCAAGAACTGGGCCTGGAGTCCTCGATGGTCAACTCGGCTGGCATACCGGGTTCGATAACTGCGCCCATATCGGTTCTGCTCCCGTCCTTGTCGCCGGCGACCGCTAAGAACGGGGAACCTTCGATCGCCACTCTCGTACCTGCGACCTGCACAGTTTCACCGGCGCCCTCGATCGTTCCGGCCTCTCTACCTACGGCCCAGCCGCTGATATCGAACATCCTGGAGGCGGAAACTCCGGTGGAATTGGACTCCGAAAGTATAACGATATACTCGCCGATTTCCGGTTACAAGGACTCCGGCAAGTCCCAAATAATCGTCCAGATCCCACCATCGACCATCAGCAACGCTCTACATTCCCCTATTAGTAAATCCTACACCGCCCAGGCGTCGATGCCGTGTTTGAGCATATTCGAAAACTCCGTACCAACCGCGACGGCGGCAACATCCTCGGCTTCGGTGTCAGCGAACCAAATAATCAATGGGAAACGGAATAACAGCCACATGAGCGGCTCAACTACCAGAGCGTTGAAACGGAGTAAACACGATTTTTCGCAAGAGTATTCAACCGCGATTCAAGTCGAGGCGACGACAACGTCGACACCTTACCCGCATTTCGGGGACATATCCTGGTCCAACTGCCACCCTGAACCGTTAGCAGTTAGTCGTTGGCTCCGCATCACGTCCAACCGTAAACAATACAACTTTAACATTCACTGA